The following are encoded together in the Pectobacterium wasabiae CFBP 3304 genome:
- a CDS encoding DNA topoisomerase III, whose protein sequence is MRLFLCEKPSQGKDIGRVLGATQRGNGCLAGSGITVTWCIGHLVEAAPPETYGEQYKRWSIEQLPIIPERWRVEVKSKTASQFNVVKDLLSKATELVIATDADREGELIAREIIELCGYRGPIQRLWLSALNDASIRKALATLRPSSETLPMYFSALARSRADWLIGMNLSRLFTVMGRQAGYDGVLSVGRVQTPTLKLVVDRDREIARFVSVPFWTVETVLSSAGQSFTAGWLAPDTATDDAGRCLQEPIARQAAERMRIAGSAQVTSVETERLREGPPLPFDLGTLQEICSKQLGLDVQETLEIAQALYETHKATTYPRSDSGYLPESMFAEVPTVLDSLLKTDPGLRPIVDQLDRNQRSRAWNDSKVTAHHGIIPTLEPANLTAMSDKEQAVYKLIRAHYLAQFLPQHEFDRTTARLSCTGETLQAVGKQIVVIGWRQVLTEPRPDEDGETTLRSQVLPALHEGLSCQITGIDCKALKTSPPRPYTQGELVKAMKGVAKLVSDPRLKQKLKDTTGIGTEATRANIIKGLLDRGYLLKKSRSVRASDAAFTLIDAVPGAIADPGMTAIWEQALDMIEAGQLTLDVFIDKQSAWITQLVQQYRGASLSIKVPQGPACPECGTAMRQRTGKSGPFWSCPRYPDCKGSQPIDSGKHTRAMPRKRSRSSREP, encoded by the coding sequence ATGAGGCTATTTCTGTGCGAGAAGCCCTCTCAGGGCAAAGATATCGGACGTGTACTGGGGGCCACCCAAAGAGGTAATGGCTGCCTCGCAGGTTCAGGTATCACCGTAACCTGGTGCATTGGTCATCTCGTTGAGGCCGCCCCCCCAGAAACCTATGGCGAACAGTACAAACGCTGGTCTATCGAGCAGTTGCCCATTATCCCTGAGCGCTGGCGTGTCGAAGTCAAATCAAAGACCGCTTCGCAATTCAACGTCGTCAAAGATCTGCTGAGCAAGGCAACCGAGCTGGTCATCGCGACGGATGCTGACCGGGAAGGCGAGTTGATCGCACGCGAGATCATCGAACTGTGCGGTTATCGCGGCCCTATCCAGAGGCTCTGGTTATCGGCACTCAATGACGCGTCGATCCGCAAAGCACTGGCAACGCTCAGGCCATCAAGCGAAACCCTGCCGATGTACTTCTCGGCCCTGGCCCGTTCCCGCGCAGACTGGCTGATCGGCATGAACCTCAGTCGCCTGTTCACCGTCATGGGGCGGCAGGCCGGTTACGACGGCGTACTCTCCGTTGGCCGGGTACAAACCCCAACGCTGAAACTGGTTGTCGATCGCGACCGCGAGATCGCTCGCTTTGTCTCAGTGCCGTTCTGGACAGTCGAGACCGTGCTATCAAGCGCAGGTCAATCTTTCACTGCAGGCTGGCTGGCACCAGATACAGCAACAGACGATGCGGGCCGTTGTCTGCAGGAGCCCATAGCCCGACAAGCGGCCGAACGCATGCGTATTGCTGGCAGCGCACAGGTCACGTCTGTCGAGACGGAACGCCTGCGTGAAGGCCCACCGTTACCCTTCGATCTGGGCACTCTGCAGGAAATCTGTTCCAAACAACTAGGCCTGGATGTGCAGGAAACCCTGGAAATCGCCCAGGCACTGTACGAGACTCACAAAGCCACGACGTACCCGCGCTCAGACTCCGGCTACCTGCCTGAAAGCATGTTCGCCGAAGTGCCTACAGTACTCGACAGTCTTCTCAAGACCGATCCAGGCCTGAGGCCGATCGTTGACCAGCTAGACCGCAATCAGCGATCACGTGCCTGGAACGACAGCAAAGTCACAGCGCACCACGGCATCATCCCCACACTCGAACCCGCTAATCTCACGGCGATGAGCGACAAAGAGCAGGCAGTCTATAAACTGATCCGTGCCCACTATCTGGCGCAGTTTCTGCCGCAACATGAATTCGACCGTACCACCGCGCGCCTGTCATGCACGGGCGAAACACTGCAAGCGGTCGGCAAGCAGATCGTCGTCATCGGGTGGCGACAGGTGCTCACTGAACCCAGGCCAGATGAGGATGGCGAGACCACACTACGCAGCCAGGTTCTGCCAGCGCTGCATGAAGGATTGTCCTGCCAGATAACTGGCATCGACTGTAAAGCACTCAAGACATCGCCGCCACGTCCTTATACCCAGGGCGAACTGGTCAAGGCGATGAAGGGGGTAGCCAAACTGGTCTCAGATCCGCGCCTCAAACAAAAGCTGAAGGACACCACGGGTATCGGTACTGAGGCGACTCGCGCCAATATCATCAAAGGGTTACTTGACCGTGGCTACCTGCTGAAGAAAAGCCGTTCAGTACGCGCCTCCGATGCGGCCTTTACACTCATCGACGCCGTTCCCGGTGCCATTGCCGACCCAGGCATGACTGCTATCTGGGAACAGGCGCTGGACATGATCGAAGCCGGTCAGCTCACACTCGATGTCTTTATCGACAAGCAGTCAGCCTGGATCACGCAATTGGTGCAGCAGTATCGAGGGGCATCTCTGTCTATCAAGGTGCCACAGGGACCCGCATGCCCCGAATGCGGCACCGCTATGCGTCAACGCACCGGCAAGAGCGGGCCATTCTGGTCTTGTCCTCGTTACCCCGACTGTAAAGGCTCTCAGCCTATCGACAGTGGTAAACACACACGCGCCATGCCGCGCAAGCGTAGCCGCAGCTCCCGGGAGCCCTGA
- a CDS encoding DNA cytosine methyltransferase yields the protein MSTQPLPHALQFGSVCSGIEAVSLAWEPLGMKAAWFSEIDPFPCALLAHRYPHVPNLGDMTRIANQVRVGEVTAPDILVGGTPCQAFSIAGARRGLKDPRGALTLSYVELANVIDQIRLKNHQSPTTIVWENVPGVLSDRSNAFGCLLGALAGESHALNPPGEKWAHAGHVSGPRRRLAWRVLDAQHFGVAQRRKRVFLVASGRDDLDPCEVLFERDSVRGHSYASSSPWQKAARAAGAGPATASDYAGLSPYDKVVTTFSFAGGTGPVNVAACLMAAGSKHDICTENFLVQSMAGPLSHTLNPATHGKDYREDGANKGIPMMAFTAQDYGADAVKDVTPTLRTRAWPAIAFAQNGRGELRLESGHGQIAGTLLASGGKPGQGMPTVFSVTPPDAHFHYTSLEHDGENWQQWRVRRLMPVECERLQGMPDGWTLVPYRGGKPAADTPRYKAIGNSMAVPCVAWLGQRLLQALQTPG from the coding sequence ATGAGCACACAACCCCTACCCCATGCACTGCAGTTCGGCAGTGTTTGCAGCGGTATTGAAGCCGTCAGCCTGGCCTGGGAACCACTCGGTATGAAAGCCGCCTGGTTCTCGGAAATCGATCCCTTTCCGTGTGCCCTACTCGCACACCGCTACCCCCATGTCCCCAATCTCGGCGACATGACGCGCATCGCCAACCAGGTACGCGTTGGTGAGGTCACCGCCCCGGACATTCTTGTTGGCGGAACGCCTTGCCAGGCATTCAGCATCGCCGGTGCGCGGCGGGGGCTGAAAGATCCTCGTGGTGCCTTAACCCTCAGCTACGTGGAGCTTGCCAATGTCATCGACCAAATCCGTCTCAAAAATCATCAGTCCCCCACCACGATCGTCTGGGAAAACGTCCCTGGCGTGCTCAGTGACCGCTCCAACGCCTTTGGCTGCCTGCTGGGCGCACTGGCCGGAGAAAGCCATGCGCTCAACCCGCCAGGGGAAAAATGGGCGCACGCAGGTCACGTGTCTGGACCCCGCCGTCGCCTCGCGTGGCGAGTACTCGACGCCCAACACTTCGGTGTCGCCCAGCGCCGCAAGCGTGTGTTTCTTGTGGCAAGTGGTCGAGACGACCTCGATCCCTGCGAAGTACTTTTTGAGCGCGACAGCGTGCGCGGGCATTCTTATGCGAGCAGCTCGCCGTGGCAAAAAGCTGCCCGCGCTGCTGGAGCAGGCCCTGCGACAGCAAGCGACTATGCCGGACTGAGCCCCTATGACAAGGTGGTCACGACATTCAGTTTCGCTGGCGGTACAGGGCCAGTCAACGTGGCGGCCTGCCTGATGGCAGCCGGTTCCAAACATGACATCTGCACCGAGAACTTCCTGGTGCAGTCGATGGCAGGCCCCCTCAGCCATACACTGAACCCGGCAACGCATGGCAAAGACTACAGGGAAGATGGTGCCAACAAAGGTATCCCGATGATGGCCTTTACCGCTCAGGACTATGGCGCGGATGCCGTAAAAGACGTCACCCCGACATTGCGGACCAGGGCCTGGCCTGCCATCGCCTTTGCACAGAACGGGCGTGGCGAACTGCGCTTGGAATCGGGTCACGGCCAGATCGCTGGCACGCTGCTCGCCAGCGGCGGAAAGCCCGGTCAGGGCATGCCAACCGTGTTCAGCGTCACCCCGCCTGACGCGCACTTCCATTACACGTCGCTTGAGCATGATGGAGAAAACTGGCAGCAATGGAGGGTCAGGCGGCTAATGCCCGTCGAATGCGAACGCTTGCAGGGCATGCCGGATGGCTGGACGCTGGTGCCATATCGCGGCGGCAAACCTGCTGCTGATACCCCCCGCTACAAAGCGATCGGCAATTCTATGGCCGTACCATGCGTAGCCTGGCTGGGTCAGCGTCTGCTCCAGGCATTGCAGACACCCGGGTGA
- a CDS encoding DUF3085 domain-containing protein — protein sequence MTLRFKGAELRPVIAEAVANQCRIILVKDQGVYWLAEHGERHPDGRQKLIAYAIGCNPDVAPFDDWWERSRAEFGGDDFGEFFEPGDRVFTGILDGAGDLEVSATATQIFLQVVATSPDSN from the coding sequence ATGACTTTACGCTTCAAAGGAGCCGAATTGCGGCCCGTCATCGCAGAAGCTGTTGCCAATCAGTGCCGCATCATCCTGGTCAAGGATCAGGGTGTTTACTGGCTCGCCGAGCATGGTGAGCGCCATCCCGATGGGCGTCAAAAGCTGATCGCCTACGCAATTGGCTGCAACCCTGACGTTGCGCCCTTCGACGACTGGTGGGAGCGTTCACGCGCCGAGTTCGGTGGCGATGATTTTGGTGAGTTTTTCGAGCCTGGCGACAGGGTGTTTACCGGCATCCTGGATGGTGCTGGTGATCTCGAAGTGTCCGCTACCGCAACACAGATTTTCCTGCAAGTTGTCGCGACAAGCCCCGATAGCAACTGA
- a CDS encoding phosphoadenosine phosphosulfate reductase domain-containing protein codes for MRDPFKIDSPTCISFSGGRTSAYMLWRVLQANGGLPADTVVCFANTGKEVEATLRFVRDCATHWKTPIHWLEYQDAAPGFKRADFTTGSRQGEPFEALIRKRQYLPNPVARGCTTSLKIRPMHKYLRSLGWTEWDQFIGISADEQRRVAKIRARGHSTESSHEMMCMPLADANISVYEVSAFWQVQPFDLELLTVKGRTLEGNCDLCFLKPQGQRLALIKARPEAAIWWIRMESLNLANKPSGTRFRVDGPSYADLARFAANQGDLFDPTEEAVACFCGD; via the coding sequence ATGCGCGACCCGTTCAAGATTGACTCCCCGACCTGCATCAGTTTTTCCGGTGGCCGCACCAGTGCCTATATGCTGTGGCGCGTTTTACAGGCCAACGGCGGCCTGCCTGCCGATACCGTAGTCTGCTTCGCCAACACGGGCAAAGAAGTAGAAGCTACCCTGCGCTTCGTGCGTGACTGCGCCACACATTGGAAAACCCCTATCCACTGGCTCGAATATCAGGACGCTGCACCAGGGTTCAAGCGGGCCGATTTCACGACTGGCAGCCGTCAGGGTGAGCCTTTCGAGGCGTTGATCCGTAAACGCCAATACCTGCCCAACCCTGTTGCTCGCGGCTGCACCACCAGCCTGAAAATTCGGCCGATGCATAAATACCTGCGCAGTCTCGGTTGGACAGAATGGGATCAATTCATTGGCATCAGCGCCGACGAGCAACGGCGTGTCGCCAAAATTCGGGCGCGCGGTCACTCTACGGAATCAAGCCATGAAATGATGTGCATGCCATTGGCCGATGCAAACATCAGCGTATACGAGGTCAGTGCGTTCTGGCAGGTGCAGCCTTTCGATCTGGAACTGTTGACCGTGAAAGGCCGCACACTCGAAGGCAACTGTGATTTGTGCTTCCTCAAGCCACAAGGACAGCGCCTGGCCCTCATCAAGGCCAGACCGGAAGCCGCCATATGGTGGATTCGTATGGAATCACTGAACCTGGCCAACAAGCCCAGTGGCACACGGTTTCGTGTTGATGGCCCCAGCTATGCCGATCTGGCACGATTTGCCGCAAACCAGGGTGATCTGTTCGACCCAACCGAAGAAGCGGTCGCCTGCTTTTGTGGCGATTAA
- a CDS encoding H-NS histone family protein: MSIDLQALSAAELKDLIASAQDQLVKGERERVKAVREKILQLLEGENLELEQVFPNSKPSPRVKNPVAPKYAHPDNPSLTWSGRGKQPNWFKEALAAGKTQEQLLLS; this comes from the coding sequence ATGTCGATTGATTTGCAGGCGCTGTCCGCAGCCGAATTGAAGGACCTGATCGCATCCGCACAGGATCAACTGGTCAAGGGAGAACGTGAACGAGTCAAGGCCGTTCGCGAGAAAATTCTGCAGTTGCTGGAAGGTGAAAATCTGGAGCTGGAGCAGGTCTTCCCGAACTCAAAGCCGAGTCCTCGGGTAAAAAATCCTGTGGCTCCCAAATATGCACATCCCGACAACCCAAGTCTGACTTGGAGTGGTCGAGGCAAGCAGCCGAATTGGTTCAAGGAGGCGCTTGCAGCGGGCAAAACTCAGGAGCAGTTACTGCTGTCTTGA
- a CDS encoding DUF3577 domain-containing protein: protein MSHSTSGEKAYFDLHTEGYGRLQRVREVPVRGGRRAQPFLACTIAALVGSVKEPVTRYFDVKVSGAEAKKLVEHYVGMDDPKQRPMVKFRLGDLWSDAFIRPSGERKGEPAASLKGRLLKAELIDPATLAAIEQYELITRGIGYLNRPKDVTPKEGDPFLACTIGALAGPVEEPEYRYINTIVTAPEAQHLVRRCVQAIEAERKVLVAFRLNDMKADPYLRTKGEHAGEPAASLESRLIHIGLIKIDGQLVYPTANQPPSSGHATVASTASESPDNSADMPSTTSGTAGPEAQSSVEEEPALVTSL from the coding sequence ATGAGCCATTCTACCTCAGGCGAAAAAGCCTATTTCGATCTGCACACCGAAGGTTACGGTCGTCTGCAGCGTGTGCGGGAAGTTCCCGTACGCGGTGGCCGACGTGCTCAGCCCTTTCTGGCTTGCACCATCGCCGCGTTGGTCGGCTCTGTCAAAGAACCGGTCACCCGCTATTTTGACGTCAAGGTCTCAGGTGCCGAGGCTAAAAAACTGGTCGAACACTACGTCGGCATGGATGATCCAAAGCAGCGCCCGATGGTCAAGTTCCGGCTGGGGGATCTGTGGAGTGATGCATTCATCCGCCCCAGCGGTGAACGCAAGGGTGAGCCAGCAGCCAGCCTCAAGGGGCGACTCCTGAAGGCTGAACTGATCGACCCTGCCACACTGGCGGCTATCGAACAGTACGAACTGATCACTCGGGGCATTGGCTACCTCAATCGGCCCAAAGACGTTACACCGAAGGAGGGTGACCCATTCCTCGCGTGCACCATTGGTGCTCTGGCCGGGCCTGTTGAAGAGCCGGAATACCGGTACATCAACACCATCGTGACCGCGCCGGAGGCTCAACATCTGGTACGCCGTTGCGTGCAGGCCATCGAGGCTGAGCGCAAGGTATTGGTGGCCTTTCGTCTCAACGACATGAAAGCCGATCCGTACCTTCGCACGAAGGGCGAGCATGCCGGCGAGCCGGCTGCGAGTCTGGAGTCCAGATTGATCCATATTGGTCTGATCAAGATCGATGGCCAATTGGTCTATCCCACTGCCAACCAGCCCCCCTCTTCTGGGCACGCTACGGTGGCATCCACTGCGTCAGAAAGTCCTGATAACAGCGCGGATATGCCTTCTACGACGTCTGGTACAGCCGGGCCTGAAGCGCAATCCTCGGTAGAAGAAGAGCCCGCTCTCGTCACTTCACTCTAA
- a CDS encoding DUF3275 family protein yields the protein MATAAVQSAPPIIVRGQLAIRTISGRNGRFTVGRLTTHLGLFHVKDPELEQYPEGKYEGEFAIRYIYPKAYPVGDGMRFEIRANLDGMTLSGIDKLSKAEARAFATQDVDPLDEESGTQPVPTPTAMPKSKARSAPVQASKDPLVDTTPFGVDAPSATVAASGNLDSDDTLLFGILWPLGESVKLDSTIDRRTLRLQIGRLNQLGYAFDATAQQWNRQSESLAT from the coding sequence ATGGCTACAGCAGCCGTTCAATCCGCTCCCCCTATCATCGTTCGCGGTCAACTCGCAATCCGCACAATATCCGGTCGTAACGGCCGGTTCACAGTCGGTCGTCTCACCACACACCTTGGGTTGTTCCATGTCAAAGATCCCGAACTGGAGCAGTATCCCGAGGGGAAGTATGAGGGTGAATTTGCGATTCGATATATTTATCCGAAAGCCTATCCTGTCGGCGACGGCATGCGATTCGAGATCCGGGCCAACCTGGATGGCATGACCTTGTCTGGTATCGACAAACTCAGCAAAGCAGAGGCTCGCGCCTTCGCCACGCAGGATGTCGATCCGCTTGATGAGGAATCGGGTACACAACCGGTGCCTACGCCAACCGCAATGCCCAAATCCAAGGCCAGGTCGGCCCCTGTGCAAGCTTCCAAGGACCCACTGGTCGACACCACGCCATTCGGCGTCGATGCGCCTTCCGCTACTGTGGCGGCCTCGGGCAATCTCGATAGTGACGACACCTTATTGTTCGGCATCCTCTGGCCGCTGGGTGAGTCGGTAAAGCTGGACTCGACCATTGACCGCCGTACCTTGCGCCTGCAAATCGGGCGGTTGAACCAGTTGGGCTATGCGTTCGACGCTACGGCCCAGCAGTGGAACCGCCAGTCTGAATCTCTGGCGACCTGA
- a CDS encoding DUF6094 domain-containing protein has translation MALMFPRLARNFAKNGYYPTDESTLERTLAALAPSDEPMCIIDPCAGEGVAIAEAAHALGLAHTRSYAIEYDQVRASHARLLVEHCIHADLMDTIISRQAFGLLWLNPPYGDLSRDANGNIGYDGKGLPRLEKLFYQRTLPLLQYHGILVFIIPSYVLDQEMVGWLTRHFADLRVFRAVDTQFKQVVLFGRRARQRDLASEDVKSTRARLLQIGQGEQEAAELPSKWTSLPYVVPSAQAEPEHFYRISMEPMQFAEEVQRLRGLWPALETHLGAAQQSLRAPARALSEWHLALALAAGAISGVVQSPSGRTLAVKGDTYKQKATSTEYCERDDGSIAETRILTDKFVPVIRAWDLSPDSATLGQILTIH, from the coding sequence ATGGCACTCATGTTTCCCCGGCTCGCCAGAAATTTTGCCAAAAATGGCTATTACCCTACCGATGAGTCCACGCTTGAACGGACACTCGCCGCACTGGCACCCAGCGATGAGCCCATGTGCATTATTGATCCTTGTGCCGGCGAAGGCGTTGCGATTGCCGAAGCCGCCCATGCCCTCGGGCTTGCTCACACCCGGTCGTACGCTATCGAATACGATCAGGTGCGCGCCAGTCATGCACGGTTGTTGGTCGAACACTGTATCCATGCCGATTTGATGGACACCATCATTTCGCGTCAGGCATTCGGCTTGCTTTGGCTCAACCCACCGTACGGCGACTTATCCAGAGATGCCAACGGCAATATCGGCTACGACGGTAAAGGCCTGCCCCGACTGGAAAAGTTGTTCTACCAGCGGACGCTGCCCCTGCTGCAGTACCACGGCATTCTCGTTTTCATCATTCCGTCCTATGTACTCGACCAGGAAATGGTGGGCTGGCTCACGCGCCACTTCGCCGACCTGCGTGTCTTCCGTGCGGTAGATACACAGTTCAAACAAGTGGTGCTATTTGGTCGTCGCGCTCGCCAGCGCGATCTGGCGAGTGAAGACGTGAAGTCCACCCGCGCCCGATTGTTGCAAATCGGGCAGGGAGAACAGGAAGCAGCGGAATTGCCGTCCAAGTGGACATCGTTGCCGTATGTCGTTCCAAGCGCCCAGGCTGAACCCGAACATTTTTATCGCATCAGCATGGAGCCGATGCAGTTCGCCGAAGAGGTACAACGCCTGCGAGGTTTGTGGCCAGCGCTCGAGACTCACCTCGGTGCCGCGCAGCAGTCGCTGCGTGCGCCTGCGCGTGCGTTATCTGAATGGCACCTGGCATTAGCCCTGGCGGCGGGTGCTATCTCCGGTGTCGTGCAGTCCCCAAGCGGTCGCACGCTTGCAGTCAAGGGGGATACCTACAAGCAAAAAGCGACGAGCACCGAGTATTGCGAACGCGATGACGGCTCCATCGCCGAAACGCGCATCCTCACCGATAAGTTCGTGCCCGTCATCAGAGCATGGGACCTGTCTCCTGACTCAGCCACGCTGGGACAGATCCTTACCATCCATTAA
- a CDS encoding helicase-related protein gives MTMQIEAASAVTHSSATDDLFDPANDELSISMQDFVSEFGDELLDSLNRANPPVYNGVPRVNRQRILANLKRQLFPAQAEVVHAAAELLVNQGERAAIVNGDMGTGKTTVGIALAAVLNAEGYRRTLVLSPPHLVYKWRREILETVTGAKVWVLNGPDTLLKLIKLREQLNVPADGQEFFIIGRVRMRMGFHWKPAFVRKRTRHGTVGLCPHCGTMVRNLDGEPVNALELDAEEVRRKCSFCESALWTLMRPRSLSGSDQSAAVLRALKRIPTIGEATAAKLMKTFGDSFLASMLGDNFHQFINLMDNRGELVFSDRQAQRMERAMSSMEFGFGEGGYQPSEFVKRYLPQSTFDLLIADEAHEYKTGGSAQGQAMGVIAAKTRKTLLLTGTLMGGYASDLFYLLFRALPGRMIEDGYRPSASGSMNAAAMAFMREHGVLKDIYSESDGPSHKTAKGSKVTVRTVKAPGFGPKGVLRCVLPFTIFLKLRDIGGVLPPYDEEFREVEMDAEQSDTYSKLAASLTTQLKEALRKRDTTLLGVVLNVLLAWSDCCFRTETVRHPRTREVLAFTPAQFNELQVMPKERELINICKQEKAKGRKTLIYSVYTGTRDTTSRLKMLLEQEGFKVAVLRASVDASRREDWIAEQLDRGIDVLITNPELVKTGLDLLEFPTIVFMQSGYNVYTLQQAARRSWRIGQKQPVKVIYLGYTATSQMTCLALMAKKILVSQSTSGDVPESGLDVLNQDGDSIEVALARQLVAA, from the coding sequence ATGACCATGCAAATCGAAGCGGCATCTGCCGTCACTCACTCATCTGCAACAGACGATCTGTTCGACCCTGCGAACGACGAACTCTCCATCAGCATGCAGGATTTTGTCAGCGAGTTCGGGGATGAATTGCTCGATTCTCTCAATCGGGCTAATCCACCGGTCTACAACGGCGTGCCACGTGTAAACCGACAACGTATTCTGGCCAATCTCAAGCGACAGTTGTTCCCCGCCCAGGCTGAGGTCGTGCATGCAGCGGCCGAGTTGCTCGTCAATCAGGGCGAGCGTGCGGCTATCGTCAATGGTGATATGGGGACGGGAAAAACCACCGTCGGCATCGCGCTGGCGGCGGTGCTCAATGCGGAGGGCTATCGCCGCACTCTCGTCCTCAGCCCGCCACACCTGGTCTACAAATGGCGCAGGGAAATTCTCGAAACCGTCACAGGGGCCAAAGTCTGGGTGCTCAACGGCCCGGACACGCTGCTCAAACTGATCAAGCTGCGCGAGCAACTGAATGTGCCAGCCGATGGACAGGAATTTTTCATCATTGGCCGTGTGCGCATGCGCATGGGATTCCACTGGAAGCCCGCGTTCGTTCGCAAGCGCACCCGTCACGGCACAGTTGGGCTTTGTCCACACTGCGGCACCATGGTTCGCAATCTTGATGGCGAACCGGTCAACGCACTGGAACTCGACGCGGAGGAAGTACGTCGCAAGTGTAGTTTTTGCGAGAGTGCCCTCTGGACACTGATGCGACCACGTAGTTTGTCAGGCAGCGATCAATCCGCAGCGGTACTGCGGGCGCTGAAACGTATTCCAACCATAGGTGAAGCCACTGCGGCCAAACTGATGAAGACCTTCGGCGATTCATTCCTGGCATCGATGCTGGGGGATAACTTCCACCAGTTCATCAACCTGATGGACAACCGAGGGGAATTGGTCTTTTCAGACAGGCAGGCTCAGCGCATGGAACGCGCCATGTCGAGTATGGAGTTCGGCTTCGGTGAAGGCGGTTATCAACCCAGCGAATTTGTGAAGCGGTATCTGCCGCAAAGCACGTTCGATTTGCTCATCGCCGACGAAGCCCACGAGTACAAGACAGGCGGTTCCGCGCAAGGTCAGGCCATGGGTGTTATTGCGGCCAAAACCCGCAAAACGCTGCTGCTCACCGGCACGCTGATGGGAGGCTACGCTTCCGATTTGTTCTATCTGCTGTTCCGGGCGCTGCCCGGACGTATGATCGAAGACGGCTACCGACCAAGTGCCAGCGGCAGTATGAACGCTGCAGCCATGGCATTCATGCGGGAGCACGGCGTCCTCAAGGATATCTATTCCGAGAGCGATGGTCCGTCCCACAAGACCGCCAAAGGCTCGAAGGTTACCGTCAGGACAGTCAAAGCGCCGGGGTTCGGCCCCAAAGGTGTGCTTCGCTGCGTTCTGCCCTTCACGATTTTCCTCAAGCTCCGGGATATTGGTGGCGTACTGCCCCCGTATGACGAAGAGTTCAGGGAAGTCGAGATGGACGCTGAGCAAAGTGATACCTACAGCAAGCTCGCTGCCAGCCTGACGACTCAGCTCAAGGAAGCCCTGCGAAAGCGGGACACTACCTTGCTGGGCGTGGTGCTCAATGTGCTGCTGGCCTGGTCTGACTGCTGCTTTCGTACTGAAACCGTGCGCCATCCACGTACGCGAGAAGTACTGGCTTTCACCCCGGCCCAGTTCAATGAGCTGCAGGTGATGCCCAAGGAGCGGGAACTGATCAATATCTGCAAACAGGAGAAAGCAAAAGGTCGCAAGACTCTGATCTATTCCGTTTACACCGGTACGCGAGACACCACCAGCAGGCTGAAGATGTTGCTGGAGCAAGAGGGCTTCAAGGTGGCGGTACTGCGTGCGAGCGTAGATGCCAGCCGACGCGAAGACTGGATTGCCGAACAACTCGACAGAGGAATTGATGTCCTCATCACCAATCCCGAGCTGGTCAAGACGGGGCTGGATCTTCTGGAATTCCCAACGATTGTGTTCATGCAATCTGGGTACAACGTGTACACGCTGCAGCAGGCCGCACGTCGTTCCTGGCGTATCGGACAAAAGCAGCCTGTGAAGGTGATCTACCTGGGGTATACGGCCACGTCGCAGATGACCTGCCTGGCTCTGATGGCGAAGAAAATTCTGGTCTCTCAGAGCACGTCGGGAGACGTGCCTGAATCAGGACTGGATGTGCTTAATCAAGATGGTGACTCTATTGAAGTCGCTCTGGCCCGACAGCTTGTCGCGGCGTAG